From Magnetococcus sp. PR-3, the proteins below share one genomic window:
- a CDS encoding cbb3-type cytochrome oxidase subunit 3, with translation MSESIISLSKQVGLVWFFLVFIGIVAWAYWPSNKKKLDDAGKIPFDDEEDKKMEP, from the coding sequence ATGTCCGAGAGTATCATTTCTCTAAGCAAGCAGGTGGGCCTGGTCTGGTTCTTTCTGGTTTTTATTGGCATTGTGGCCTGGGCATATTGGCCCTCCAATAAAAAGAAGCTGGATGATGCAGGAAAAATTCCCTTCGATGATGAAGAGGATAAAAAGATGGAGCCCTAA
- a CDS encoding FixH family protein: MSQTEEKAPRFSGGKPWAIAAIIMAVTVISANGINIYMGQKTKTGMVTEGKYKKGMTFDKEVEQGKKQRALGWHVVQDSSQLAVKQEGPVYLTIKDKSESPVSGAQVLGRLIRPIGADHDVDFSLAESKPGVYVGLVTPPLIGAWYLQISITRGEDLFRFKERIDVVR; this comes from the coding sequence ATGAGTCAAACAGAAGAAAAAGCCCCCCGGTTCTCCGGGGGGAAACCTTGGGCCATAGCAGCCATCATCATGGCTGTCACCGTTATTAGTGCCAATGGCATCAATATCTACATGGGACAAAAAACCAAGACGGGGATGGTGACCGAAGGTAAGTACAAAAAAGGTATGACCTTTGATAAAGAGGTCGAACAGGGTAAAAAACAACGTGCCCTTGGTTGGCATGTTGTCCAAGATAGCAGCCAGCTGGCGGTTAAGCAGGAAGGTCCTGTTTATCTGACCATTAAGGACAAGAGTGAGAGCCCCGTCTCAGGAGCTCAGGTCTTAGGTCGCTTAATTCGGCCTATTGGTGCAGACCATGATGTGGATTTCTCACTAGCCGAGTCTAAGCCAGGGGTATATGTTGGTCTTGTGACCCCGCCATTAATTGGTGCATGGTACCTTCAAATCAGCATCACCCGTGGTGAGGATCTGTTCCGTTTTAAAGAAAGAATCGATGTCGTGCGTTAA
- the ccoG gene encoding cytochrome c oxidase accessory protein CcoG: MSAVEDQDSLYQDWKKLYPRYQRGFFRNVRWALLVILLGIYYLMPMLRWERPGNLPDQAILFDLPARKFYIFDLVIWPQEIFLLSVLLFVATIALFFVTALAGRVFCGYFCFQTVWTDLYIYVEKLFEGNRKKRMKLDEMPWTGRKWLIKLSKHFTWLVIGVLTGGVFVFYFADAPTLMGQFLDGTAPFPAWFTMGFLALTTYTMAGFAREQVCIYMCPYARFQGAMFDEDTIIIAYHDELGEPRESSRRVRNDNPKDVGWCIDCNECVTVCPTGIDIRDGQQYQCITCGMCIDACDDVMASLAKEGEEAPPRLIRYTSLGEIKGQQPRFLRTRVLIYAALMAVGIAAMVGYFMVRDSTDLNVIKHRQPVYIMQSDGSIQNNYTIRILNMTSGPQRYVISMEGLKDSSLRADSASGYDEKGNPIFDVGPGKVLPYKLFVKQARKSIEAGSQEIVFTLTAEDPEAGIGSYTSVFMRPE, from the coding sequence ATGTCCGCCGTAGAAGACCAAGACTCCCTGTATCAGGACTGGAAAAAGCTGTACCCCAGGTATCAAAGAGGTTTCTTCCGTAATGTCCGTTGGGCACTACTGGTGATCCTGCTGGGGATCTATTATCTCATGCCGATGTTGCGCTGGGAGCGACCAGGGAATTTGCCCGACCAGGCTATCCTGTTTGACCTGCCAGCACGCAAGTTCTACATCTTTGATCTTGTCATCTGGCCCCAAGAGATCTTCCTGCTTTCGGTTCTATTGTTTGTCGCGACCATTGCTTTGTTCTTTGTTACCGCGTTGGCGGGTCGTGTTTTTTGCGGATATTTTTGTTTTCAGACTGTCTGGACCGATCTCTACATTTATGTCGAAAAGCTTTTTGAGGGTAACCGCAAAAAGCGTATGAAGCTCGATGAGATGCCATGGACCGGGCGCAAATGGCTAATCAAACTAAGTAAGCACTTTACTTGGTTGGTTATTGGGGTTCTAACAGGTGGTGTCTTTGTTTTCTATTTTGCAGACGCACCAACTTTAATGGGTCAGTTCCTTGATGGTACGGCACCATTTCCTGCTTGGTTTACAATGGGTTTCTTAGCCCTGACGACCTACACTATGGCTGGTTTTGCGCGTGAGCAGGTATGTATCTACATGTGTCCCTATGCACGCTTCCAGGGTGCCATGTTTGATGAAGATACGATTATCATTGCTTATCATGATGAACTTGGCGAACCGCGTGAGTCTAGCCGCCGGGTAAGAAATGATAACCCCAAGGATGTTGGCTGGTGTATTGATTGTAATGAGTGTGTCACCGTTTGCCCGACTGGCATTGATATTCGGGATGGTCAGCAGTACCAATGTATCACCTGCGGCATGTGTATTGATGCCTGCGATGATGTGATGGCCTCCTTGGCTAAAGAGGGGGAAGAGGCTCCGCCACGGCTGATCCGCTACACCTCTCTTGGTGAGATCAAAGGGCAGCAGCCACGCTTTTTGCGTACCCGCGTCTTGATCTATGCTGCGTTGATGGCTGTTGGCATTGCCGCCATGGTAGGGTACTTTATGGTGCGTGACTCAACCGATTTGAACGTTATTAAGCATCGTCAACCGGTTTACATCATGCAATCGGATGGTAGTATTCAGAACAACTACACCATCCGTATTCTTAATATGACCAGTGGTCCACAGCGTTATGTGATCTCTATGGAAGGTCTGAAAGATAGCTCTCTACGTGCTGACTCGGCCAGTGGTTATGATGAAAAGGGCAATCCAATTTTTGATGTTGGTCCGGGTAAAGTGTTGCCCTATAAGCTCTTTGTCAAACAAGCTAGAAAATCCATCGAAGCTGGATCTCAGGAAATTGTCTTTACCCTGACGGCAGAAGATCCTGAGGCTGGCATTGGTAGTTATACATCTGTCTTTATGAGGCCAGAATGA
- the ccoN gene encoding cytochrome-c oxidase, cbb3-type subunit I, producing MAQSTTATEKYDYTIVKWFSVMTVVYGIVGFILGDFIAWELAFPALNGEIPYITFGRLRPLHTSAVIFAFGGSALFATSYYVVQRTCKARLFSDTISWFTFWGWNAVIVSAVITYPLGLTQGQEYAETIWPIDILITLVWVAYFINFVGTLAKRKDQHIFVANWFYLAFIITVAVLHLGNNIVVPVSLTESYPIFAGVQNAMIQWWYGHNAVGFFLTAAFLGMMYYYIPKQAERPIFSYRLSIVHFWALIFLYIWAGPHHLHYTALPDWTGTLGMTFSLMLILPSWGGMINGIMTLSGAWDKLRTDPILRFMVVSLSFYGMSTFEGPIMSIKEVNALSHYTDWTVGHVHSGALGWVAFISFGALYHMIPKLWNTKIYSNALISLHFWLATIGVVIYVVSMWVSGIMQGLMWRAYDDYGNLVYSFAETVEAMHIYYVMRAFGGFLFVLGGLIMAFNVFKTIRQGVREAQTATA from the coding sequence GTGGCGCAATCAACAACAGCGACAGAGAAGTACGATTACACAATTGTCAAATGGTTCAGTGTGATGACGGTTGTGTATGGAATCGTCGGGTTTATACTCGGTGATTTCATCGCATGGGAATTAGCATTCCCCGCACTGAACGGAGAGATCCCCTACATTACGTTTGGACGTTTGCGTCCCCTGCATACTTCGGCTGTAATTTTCGCCTTTGGCGGTAGTGCCCTGTTTGCAACCAGCTATTATGTTGTTCAGCGTACATGTAAGGCCCGTCTGTTCTCGGATACCATCTCCTGGTTTACATTCTGGGGTTGGAATGCCGTGATCGTCTCGGCTGTGATCACCTATCCTCTGGGTCTGACCCAAGGGCAGGAGTATGCTGAAACCATCTGGCCCATCGATATTCTCATCACCTTAGTGTGGGTAGCCTACTTTATTAACTTTGTAGGTACTCTGGCTAAGCGTAAAGATCAGCATATCTTCGTGGCTAACTGGTTCTATCTGGCTTTCATCATCACCGTTGCCGTGCTGCACCTGGGTAACAACATTGTGGTGCCTGTAAGCTTGACCGAATCCTACCCCATCTTCGCGGGTGTTCAGAATGCGATGATTCAGTGGTGGTATGGTCACAATGCTGTGGGCTTCTTCCTGACTGCTGCATTCTTGGGCATGATGTATTACTACATCCCCAAGCAGGCTGAGCGTCCCATCTTCTCTTACCGTCTGTCCATCGTGCACTTCTGGGCGCTGATCTTCCTGTACATCTGGGCTGGTCCGCACCACCTGCACTATACAGCTCTGCCAGACTGGACCGGTACCCTGGGTATGACCTTCTCGCTGATGCTGATCCTCCCTTCTTGGGGTGGTATGATCAACGGTATCATGACCCTTTCCGGTGCTTGGGATAAGCTGCGTACTGACCCCATTCTCCGCTTCATGGTGGTTTCACTCTCCTTCTACGGTATGTCTACCTTCGAAGGTCCCATCATGTCCATCAAAGAGGTTAATGCTCTTTCCCACTACACCGACTGGACTGTTGGTCACGTGCACTCTGGTGCGCTTGGTTGGGTTGCATTCATCTCCTTCGGTGCTCTGTACCACATGATTCCAAAACTGTGGAACACCAAGATCTACTCCAACGCTCTGATCAGCCTGCACTTCTGGTTGGCCACGATCGGTGTGGTAATCTACGTCGTATCCATGTGGGTTTCCGGTATCATGCAGGGCCTGATGTGGCGTGCCTATGATGATTATGGCAACCTGGTCTACTCCTTCGCAGAAACTGTTGAAGCCATGCATATTTACTATGTCATGCGTGCTTTCGGCGGGTTCCTCTTCGTACTGGGTGGTCTGATTATGGCCTTCAACGTTTTCAAGACCATCCGTCAGGGTGTTCGTGAAGCGCAGACGGCTACGGCCTAA
- the ccoO gene encoding cytochrome-c oxidase, cbb3-type subunit II, with protein MSILVVIVISIGAIIEIFPLFWIDKTMEKVEGIRPYTPLELRGRDIYVREGCYNCHSQMIRPFRDEWERYGHYSLAAESKYDHPFQWSSKRTGPDLARVGGKYSSLWHQSHMRKPQAVVPESVMPPYPWLEKSKLEYGNIKGRMTALNTAHSFAYGETMYTADMLDNAKADLEAQAIPDSDTDGLTGRYGEKVAYDDFDGKADEITELDALVAYLQMLGTLVDFSKYEDQERY; from the coding sequence ATGAGTATCCTGGTGGTGATTGTAATCTCCATCGGTGCCATCATTGAGATCTTCCCCCTCTTCTGGATCGACAAGACCATGGAGAAGGTAGAAGGTATTCGCCCTTACACACCTCTGGAGTTGCGCGGTCGTGACATCTATGTCCGCGAAGGTTGCTACAACTGTCACTCCCAGATGATTCGTCCTTTCCGTGACGAGTGGGAACGTTATGGTCACTACTCTCTGGCAGCAGAGTCCAAGTATGACCATCCTTTCCAGTGGAGTTCCAAGCGTACCGGTCCTGACTTGGCCCGTGTCGGTGGTAAATACTCCAGCCTGTGGCATCAGTCCCACATGCGTAAGCCTCAAGCCGTTGTGCCTGAGTCTGTGATGCCTCCCTACCCCTGGCTTGAGAAGAGCAAGCTGGAGTATGGAAACATCAAAGGTCGTATGACGGCACTGAATACCGCGCACAGCTTCGCTTATGGCGAGACCATGTACACTGCTGACATGCTCGACAATGCGAAGGCTGACCTGGAAGCTCAGGCTATTCCTGATAGTGATACCGACGGTCTAACCGGTCGTTACGGTGAGAAGGTTGCCTACGATGATTTCGATGGCAAAGCCGACGAGATCACTGAACTGGACGCCTTGGTGGCCTATCTTCAGATGCTGGGGACCCTTGTGGACTTCTCCAAGTATGAAGATCAGGAACGCTATTAA
- the ccoP gene encoding cytochrome-c oxidase, cbb3-type subunit III translates to MSEENKSVSTTGHQWDDEDGYPLQEYNNPLPTWWLYTFYFTIALSIVWWILYPAWPLAESATKGVLGWDMHKQLRAELAEAKKERAVYEDQIASMELSAIANDTGLKAYADSAGKAIFGDFCRPCHGPAGQNNSAGFPVLNDDDWLYGGELAHISETINNGRAGVMPAHLEAAGGSFSETQVNALTDYVMSLSGLDHDAAAVAQGKELFNGDASCYTCHGDTAKGSMMDKAEGEEIDGSVGAPNLTDAIWLYGSSRDDVYKTIANGRNGKMPAWGEGFEGFGKQLTPLDIKKLTIYVHGLGGGQ, encoded by the coding sequence ATGTCTGAAGAGAACAAAAGCGTATCCACCACCGGGCACCAGTGGGACGACGAAGACGGGTATCCTCTACAAGAGTACAATAACCCGCTGCCAACTTGGTGGTTGTACACCTTCTACTTCACCATCGCGCTGTCGATCGTATGGTGGATCCTATATCCCGCATGGCCCCTGGCTGAAAGTGCCACTAAGGGTGTCCTGGGTTGGGATATGCATAAGCAGTTACGTGCTGAGCTGGCTGAAGCCAAAAAAGAACGTGCCGTTTATGAAGACCAAATTGCGAGCATGGAGCTTTCAGCCATTGCGAACGATACCGGTCTGAAGGCTTATGCTGACTCTGCTGGTAAAGCGATCTTTGGTGACTTCTGTCGTCCTTGCCACGGCCCTGCTGGTCAGAACAACTCAGCTGGCTTCCCCGTGCTGAATGACGATGATTGGCTCTACGGTGGTGAACTGGCTCATATCAGCGAGACCATTAATAATGGTCGTGCTGGTGTCATGCCTGCACACCTCGAAGCAGCTGGTGGTTCTTTCTCTGAAACTCAGGTCAACGCCTTGACTGACTATGTCATGAGCTTGTCCGGTTTGGACCACGATGCGGCTGCTGTGGCTCAGGGTAAAGAGCTGTTTAATGGTGATGCTTCCTGCTACACCTGCCATGGTGACACCGCTAAAGGCTCTATGATGGATAAAGCCGAAGGCGAAGAGATCGATGGTAGTGTTGGCGCACCAAACTTGACGGATGCCATTTGGCTGTACGGTTCTTCTCGTGATGATGTCTACAAGACCATCGCAAATGGCCGTAACGGTAAAATGCCCGCATGGGGTGAAGGCTTCGAAGGGTTCGGTAAACAGCTGACCCCTCTGGATATCAAGAAGCTGACCATCTATGTGCATGGTCTGGGTGGTGGTCAGTAA
- a CDS encoding DUF6394 family protein: protein MNLEKVVFGFFIVFALTLNFGFCLGDIDNPSHHHVWELFATIVVNLIATILKFGDRSQMGAALLATSFVADLQLFAAAIVWGYTAHVSMTFGQEGVMASIVSLASGALLANIISVAILVIEVVMIRR, encoded by the coding sequence ATGAATCTGGAGAAGGTTGTCTTTGGCTTTTTTATCGTCTTTGCACTGACCCTAAATTTTGGCTTCTGTTTAGGGGATATAGACAACCCGTCTCACCACCATGTCTGGGAACTGTTTGCAACCATTGTGGTTAACCTTATTGCAACCATTCTTAAATTTGGTGACCGCTCTCAAATGGGCGCCGCTCTTCTAGCGACAAGTTTTGTTGCAGATCTTCAGCTCTTTGCCGCAGCCATTGTGTGGGGTTACACCGCACATGTCTCCATGACCTTTGGCCAAGAGGGGGTCATGGCCAGTATTGTCTCATTAGCCAGCGGTGCACTGCTCGCAAACATCATCTCTGTTGCCATTTTGGTAATTGAGGTGGTGATGATTCGGCGTTAA
- a CDS encoding potassium channel family protein, with the protein MVVKSIYYQIFRRMRFPLLLLLSAYAIAIFGMTLIPGVDDQGNVWYMSFFHATYYVSFMATTIGFGEIPYAFSDAQRMWGIVSIYLTVISWFYAIGAIINIMQDAAFRRALVELKFRRQVHHLGEPFYIVCGFGDTGTALVRALTDRGIYAVVLDKQVEAINRLNLKDYQLDVPALYGDVTMPETLKLAGLQLERCQGVVAMTDNDAVNLKVAITSKLLSPNLPVICRGERPDYEENMASFGTDHIIDPYLTFSSRLGLALDKPGAYTLYNWLAAISRAPLPDPIFPPKGKWVLCGYGRFGQAMHARLTSQGITVVTVEVDPEGTNSPPGSIQGWGTDHDTLHKAGIETAVGLVAGTENDTNNLSIVMTALEMNPDLFVVIRENRRVNGELFKKVGADLVMQSSAILAREVRLLLTLPLVKDFLREVEKMDNDWSNQTVSRVAGIAGETVPDIWDMEICTEQTPAISNQLEHGQMITLSHLLYEPTKREEPLALLPLFIRRTDGSCMVTPPPACPLFDGDKVLFCGAYGVKERLAWSINNDLLLKYIITGKDQSQGWLFRRFQA; encoded by the coding sequence ATGGTGGTCAAAAGTATCTATTACCAGATCTTTCGGCGCATGCGGTTTCCTTTACTGCTGCTGCTGAGTGCCTATGCCATCGCCATTTTTGGTATGACGTTAATACCAGGCGTCGATGATCAAGGTAACGTCTGGTACATGTCGTTTTTTCATGCGACCTACTATGTCAGTTTTATGGCCACGACCATTGGCTTTGGCGAAATCCCCTATGCATTTTCTGATGCCCAACGCATGTGGGGTATTGTTTCCATCTACCTGACCGTGATCTCTTGGTTTTATGCCATTGGCGCCATCATTAATATTATGCAAGATGCCGCCTTTAGACGTGCCCTGGTTGAGCTTAAATTTCGTCGCCAAGTCCATCATCTAGGTGAACCTTTTTATATTGTCTGTGGCTTTGGCGATACAGGTACCGCGCTGGTGCGGGCGTTAACGGACCGAGGCATTTACGCGGTTGTACTGGATAAACAGGTTGAAGCGATCAATCGTCTGAACCTCAAAGATTACCAGCTGGATGTCCCTGCACTTTACGGCGATGTCACCATGCCTGAGACCCTCAAACTGGCAGGGTTGCAACTTGAGCGTTGCCAGGGGGTTGTGGCTATGACCGATAATGATGCGGTCAACCTAAAGGTCGCCATTACCAGCAAACTGCTCAGCCCTAATTTACCGGTTATCTGCCGAGGGGAACGGCCAGACTACGAAGAGAACATGGCCTCTTTCGGCACAGATCATATCATAGACCCCTATCTCACCTTCTCAAGTCGTCTGGGCTTAGCCTTGGACAAACCGGGCGCCTACACCCTTTATAATTGGCTGGCGGCCATCTCACGCGCGCCCCTACCCGATCCCATCTTTCCACCCAAAGGAAAATGGGTGTTATGTGGCTATGGACGCTTTGGTCAGGCCATGCATGCGCGCTTAACCAGTCAGGGTATTACTGTGGTCACGGTAGAGGTTGATCCTGAAGGGACCAATAGCCCTCCGGGTAGTATCCAAGGTTGGGGTACAGATCACGATACCCTACACAAAGCCGGGATCGAAACCGCCGTTGGCTTGGTTGCTGGTACTGAGAACGATACCAACAACCTTTCCATTGTTATGACAGCTTTAGAGATGAACCCTGATCTGTTTGTGGTCATCCGTGAAAATCGTCGTGTTAATGGTGAACTGTTTAAAAAAGTCGGGGCCGATCTGGTGATGCAGTCCAGTGCCATTTTAGCCCGTGAGGTACGCTTGTTATTAACGCTGCCTTTGGTTAAAGATTTTCTCCGTGAAGTCGAGAAAATGGATAACGATTGGTCGAACCAAACGGTGAGTCGAGTAGCGGGTATTGCGGGGGAAACGGTCCCGGATATTTGGGATATGGAGATCTGTACGGAACAAACCCCTGCAATTTCAAATCAATTAGAACATGGGCAGATGATCACCCTTTCCCACCTACTTTATGAACCCACCAAGCGGGAAGAACCCTTAGCCTTACTTCCCCTATTTATTCGCCGAACGGATGGTTCATGCATGGTTACGCCCCCCCCTGCCTGCCCTTTATTTGATGGCGACAAAGTTCTTTTTTGTGGTGCCTATGGTGTTAAGGAACGCTTGGCATGGAGCATCAATAACGATCTGTTATTGAAGTATATTATTACAGGTAAAGATCAGTCTCAGGGATGGCTTTTTCGCAGATTTCAGGCATGA
- the ccoS gene encoding cbb3-type cytochrome oxidase assembly protein CcoS produces the protein MEVIFILLPLGIFIALGFLGLMIWSWKQGQFDDLEGPAHRILYDDDQDMIPHQDEKTQKGSIKKK, from the coding sequence ATGGAAGTCATCTTTATTCTTTTGCCGCTGGGTATCTTCATTGCGCTAGGTTTTCTAGGGCTCATGATCTGGTCATGGAAACAGGGTCAGTTTGATGATTTAGAAGGTCCCGCTCACCGTATCCTCTATGATGACGATCAGGATATGATCCCCCATCAAGATGAGAAGACCCAAAAGGGCTCCATCAAAAAAAAATAA
- a CDS encoding heavy metal translocating P-type ATPase, with protein MSYEDAGFCYHCGLPIADGLDIHYEHEGALRHFCCTGCKTAFRLIQDAGLQEFYKRRDPDQSGGRPEERELSRLKAFDDAEYQKRYVRELEDGNQEIHLLLEGIHCAACVWLNEKVLANLPGVIEARVNFSTHRALLKWNRDALPLSEVIDAVRRIGYKAEPYDPESVESGHRKRDRDLLLRMAVAGFGAGNVMLIAVALYAGYFTGIEDQYKNFLHLVSLLIATPVVFFSGWPFLRGAINGLRAGRLTMDLPIALGATITYSYSVYITLQLEGEVYFDSVTMFLFILLTGRYLESVARRKAAGATERLISLEPRTAVVLREGEEETVSIREVSIGEKVVVRPGMQIPLDGRLLDGVSAVDESMLTGESVPIPKKEGDRVPGGAMNLDGAFTMEVIRVGQDSAIARIIRLVESAQASRPPIQTLADRIASWFVAAILLLGTITFTIWMYIDPSQALENTVSLLIITCPCALGLATPAAIVVATGVASRNGLLIKGGEVLERLARVSRVVLDKTGTVTTGKPKVTALLPVTGGSETQLLQTAATLERLSEHPLANAIVQAARERGLSIDQQGVVLKNYPGLGVVGQWASTRAMIGRPAFVERELGQTLPDEKVGLAATRVAVAQDDQLLGWIELSDTPKTDAYKAIQRLHDMELKTLLLSGDQPEVVEQVRQQVGAQEGIGGVLPGEKEQQVATLQADGSRVAMIGDGVNDAPALARADVALAVENASDISMETADVVLLNPKMETAVDALELSRATMKVIKQNLLFSLCYNMVTIPLAMAGLIVPIFAAVAMPLSSLIVVGNALRLNRMAKGLNAGKD; from the coding sequence ATGTCCTATGAAGATGCAGGGTTTTGTTACCACTGCGGTCTGCCGATTGCCGATGGTTTAGATATCCATTATGAGCATGAGGGCGCTTTGCGGCATTTTTGCTGTACCGGATGCAAAACAGCCTTTCGATTGATCCAAGATGCTGGCTTGCAGGAGTTTTATAAACGCCGGGATCCTGATCAGAGTGGTGGTCGCCCGGAAGAGCGTGAGCTCTCCAGGCTTAAAGCGTTTGATGATGCTGAATATCAAAAGCGTTATGTCAGAGAGCTGGAAGATGGCAACCAGGAAATTCACCTGTTGTTGGAGGGCATACACTGCGCGGCGTGTGTCTGGCTCAATGAAAAAGTCTTGGCCAATTTGCCTGGGGTGATTGAAGCACGGGTCAATTTTTCGACCCACCGGGCTCTGTTAAAATGGAACCGGGATGCATTACCTCTTTCTGAGGTGATTGATGCGGTGCGTCGTATCGGTTATAAGGCTGAACCTTACGATCCCGAAAGTGTTGAAAGTGGGCACCGGAAGCGAGATCGGGATCTTTTATTGCGGATGGCTGTTGCAGGCTTTGGGGCTGGCAATGTCATGCTCATCGCGGTCGCGCTCTATGCCGGTTATTTTACAGGCATTGAAGATCAATATAAAAACTTCCTACATCTGGTTTCTCTTCTCATCGCAACGCCTGTGGTGTTTTTTTCGGGTTGGCCTTTTTTACGGGGGGCCATTAATGGCCTGCGAGCTGGCCGGCTTACCATGGATCTGCCGATCGCACTTGGGGCAACCATTACATATAGCTACAGTGTCTATATTACCCTTCAGTTAGAAGGGGAGGTCTATTTTGATTCAGTGACCATGTTCCTGTTTATTCTGCTGACTGGGCGCTATTTGGAGTCAGTTGCCAGACGTAAAGCTGCAGGTGCAACGGAACGATTGATCAGCCTTGAACCCCGTACGGCTGTTGTACTCAGGGAGGGGGAAGAGGAGACGGTCTCGATTCGTGAGGTCTCGATTGGTGAAAAGGTGGTGGTTCGTCCAGGTATGCAAATTCCACTGGATGGGCGATTGCTCGATGGTGTGAGCGCCGTGGATGAATCCATGCTCACTGGCGAGAGTGTACCTATTCCCAAAAAAGAAGGGGATCGGGTGCCTGGTGGCGCGATGAATCTGGATGGTGCGTTTACCATGGAGGTGATCCGTGTGGGCCAGGACTCTGCCATTGCTCGGATCATTCGCTTGGTCGAATCGGCCCAGGCTTCCCGCCCCCCTATTCAAACCTTGGCAGACCGCATCGCCAGTTGGTTTGTGGCTGCTATTTTGTTGTTGGGTACCATAACGTTTACCATTTGGATGTATATCGACCCATCTCAAGCGCTTGAAAACACGGTTTCCTTGCTGATTATAACCTGTCCTTGCGCCTTGGGTTTGGCAACACCGGCAGCCATTGTTGTGGCAACTGGGGTGGCCTCTCGTAATGGATTGTTGATTAAGGGCGGCGAGGTTCTGGAGCGTCTGGCACGGGTATCCAGAGTTGTGCTGGATAAAACAGGCACCGTGACCACCGGTAAACCCAAAGTAACGGCTCTTCTGCCCGTCACTGGGGGATCGGAGACACAACTGCTGCAAACCGCTGCAACTCTGGAGCGGCTCTCTGAGCACCCTCTGGCCAATGCTATTGTTCAGGCGGCCCGTGAACGTGGCCTTAGCATTGACCAACAGGGGGTGGTGTTGAAAAACTATCCGGGTCTTGGCGTGGTGGGGCAGTGGGCCTCTACTCGGGCAATGATTGGACGGCCCGCTTTTGTCGAAAGAGAGCTAGGCCAAACCCTGCCGGATGAAAAGGTGGGGCTGGCTGCAACCCGTGTCGCAGTGGCGCAAGATGATCAGTTGTTGGGGTGGATTGAGTTGTCAGATACCCCTAAAACGGACGCCTATAAGGCCATACAGCGTCTGCATGATATGGAGTTGAAAACGCTGTTGCTCTCCGGCGACCAGCCAGAGGTTGTGGAGCAAGTTAGACAGCAGGTTGGTGCTCAAGAGGGGATTGGTGGGGTACTGCCTGGTGAAAAGGAACAACAAGTGGCGACCTTGCAGGCCGACGGCAGCCGCGTTGCTATGATTGGTGATGGGGTGAATGATGCCCCCGCGCTGGCAAGAGCTGACGTGGCTTTGGCGGTTGAAAATGCATCTGATATTTCAATGGAAACCGCAGATGTGGTGCTGCTTAACCCCAAAATGGAAACCGCGGTTGATGCGTTGGAGCTGTCTCGGGCTACCATGAAGGTGATCAAGCAAAACTTGTTGTTCTCATTGTGCTATAATATGGTGACCATACCGTTGGCCATGGCCGGTCTCATTGTTCCCATTTTTGCCGCCGTGGCTATGCCTCTCTCTAGCCTGATTGTTGTGGGCAATGCGTTGCGGCTTAACCGTATGGCAAAGGGGTTGAACGCGGGGAAAGATTAA
- a CDS encoding efflux RND transporter periplasmic adaptor subunit encodes MLKSKKIAPLLFLSLVWVGGHVSPAMGAEKPLTFAVDGVVERVMVKPGMSVQQGASLAKLDQTLFYAALKQAQIGHKSAKLAADYAQEAWQRAQKLYDDLNASKQELEEAELALAEAQARQAHAQWVLSQAQWRLQRSQLLAPVSGRITAVPGYAGQVIHNQSGPSAVILLETP; translated from the coding sequence ATGTTAAAGAGTAAAAAGATTGCCCCGTTGTTGTTCCTTAGCCTCGTATGGGTTGGGGGCCATGTATCCCCTGCAATGGGAGCGGAAAAGCCGTTAACTTTTGCGGTGGATGGTGTGGTTGAACGGGTTATGGTTAAGCCGGGTATGTCGGTGCAACAAGGTGCGTCACTGGCTAAGTTGGATCAAACCTTGTTCTATGCAGCACTCAAACAGGCTCAAATAGGGCATAAATCGGCCAAACTGGCTGCCGATTATGCGCAAGAGGCTTGGCAGCGGGCGCAAAAGCTGTACGATGATCTAAATGCCTCCAAGCAGGAGTTAGAAGAGGCCGAGCTGGCTCTGGCAGAGGCTCAAGCGCGACAGGCGCACGCGCAGTGGGTTTTGTCTCAAGCGCAGTGGCGACTTCAGCGAAGCCAGCTGTTGGCGCCTGTATCTGGTCGTATAACCGCTGTACCCGGTTATGCAGGACAGGTTATTCATAACCAGTCTGGTCCTTCTGCCGTTATCCTTTTGGAAACACCGTAA